A part of Marinicella rhabdoformis genomic DNA contains:
- the proC gene encoding pyrroline-5-carboxylate reductase: MKNITDLRIRFVGAGNMAASLIGGLINKGLMPSQITASDPGKNQREHIEKQFQVQTFSNNTEHFGMPDVVVIAVKPQIMQMVLESVKADFAQVNPLIISVAAGITTDQIARWTQVDETDLNHAIVRAMPNTPALIGQGAIGMFANAHVTDEQKHQTEQLMDAVGTSIWVTEEVNIDAVTALSGSGPAYFFMFMEHLQKAAEDLGLSPENAALLTKKTATGAALLAERSPESLRTLKDRVTSPNGTTYAALQSFEQSATDKTVKTALQAAFDRSIEMSKEFD, from the coding sequence ATGAAAAATATTACAGATTTACGCATCCGTTTTGTCGGTGCAGGGAATATGGCGGCCAGTTTGATTGGTGGTTTGATCAACAAAGGTTTGATGCCAAGTCAAATCACGGCCAGTGATCCAGGAAAGAACCAACGCGAGCACATTGAAAAACAGTTTCAAGTGCAAACCTTCAGTAACAATACCGAACATTTTGGCATGCCTGATGTGGTGGTGATTGCGGTGAAACCTCAAATCATGCAAATGGTGCTGGAAAGTGTTAAAGCCGATTTTGCTCAGGTTAATCCTTTGATTATTTCTGTTGCTGCAGGCATCACGACGGATCAAATTGCGCGTTGGACGCAAGTGGATGAGACAGATTTAAATCATGCCATTGTTCGTGCCATGCCAAATACACCGGCCTTGATTGGCCAGGGTGCCATCGGTATGTTTGCCAATGCGCATGTGACGGATGAACAAAAACACCAAACCGAACAATTGATGGATGCCGTCGGCACGTCGATCTGGGTAACTGAAGAAGTGAACATTGATGCAGTAACGGCTTTGTCAGGCAGTGGCCCAGCATACTTCTTCATGTTCATGGAGCATTTACAGAAGGCGGCGGAAGATCTGGGTTTGTCACCTGAGAATGCCGCCTTATTGACCAAGAAAACTGCCACTGGTGCGGCCTTACTGGCAGAGCGCAGCCCAGAGTCATTGCGCACACTCAAAGACCGTGTGACTTCACCGAATGGTACCACCTATGCCGCCTTACAAAGCTTTGAGCAAAGTGCGACTGATAAGACGGTTAAAACGGCATTACAAGCGGCCTTTGATCGTTCGATTGAGATGTCTAAGGAGTTTGATTGA
- a CDS encoding CPBP family glutamic-type intramembrane protease, whose product MLSILSTLPIVYMAMWLFEPKATPEFDLTRKTIFLAVFLAPILETLLMVLIIKTLSFFRLAMLPTAFISALIWAVLHSLSVPFWGVGVFVLFFILSISYLNWRKKSFTSAFWITVSIHMLNNGVIFGFMGLFG is encoded by the coding sequence TTGTTAAGTATTTTATCCACCCTTCCCATCGTTTATATGGCTATGTGGTTGTTTGAACCTAAAGCGACACCAGAATTTGACCTGACCCGTAAAACGATTTTTTTGGCGGTTTTTCTGGCACCCATTCTTGAAACTTTGTTGATGGTTTTGATTATAAAAACCTTATCATTCTTTAGGTTGGCAATGTTGCCAACTGCTTTTATCAGTGCACTGATTTGGGCGGTACTTCATTCTCTGTCTGTTCCATTTTGGGGTGTGGGTGTTTTTGTTTTATTTTTTATCCTTTCAATAAGTTACTTAAATTGGCGGAAAAAATCTTTTACATCAGCTTTCTGGATAACTGTTTCAATCCACATGCTAAATAACGGGGTAATTTTTGGTTTCATGGGTTTGTTTGGTTAA
- a CDS encoding M24 family metallopeptidase gives MKRLEKIFDKLSLNNLDALLVFDDHNITYLSGFTGHAATALIFQDAAYLLTDYRYFEQAKSQCDDFQVICRDRVNQSLAVLIYELLFKHAANNLAFEADHISHGVWLDMQQHWPEIECHRASRWVEDLRYVKDAGEIESIRKAASIADQALTNLLDMIKPGVTERELATELEYQMALLGSEAPSFPTIMLAAERSALPHGIPGNKKLAKGDLLLIDFGAVISGYHSDMTRTFLLGKADDKQRDIYQTVFKAQQAAINAFNAEMTGAEIYHHALQVLNKSPYAEYQGEGLGHGVGMDLHEFPFIGLGCDLTVRKHCVITIEPGIYIPGWGGVRIEDDVVLTDNGLEYLTQFPRDLMELH, from the coding sequence ATGAAAAGATTAGAAAAAATCTTCGACAAGCTCAGCCTGAATAACTTGGATGCATTGTTGGTTTTCGATGACCACAACATCACCTACCTCAGTGGCTTTACGGGCCATGCGGCAACGGCTTTGATTTTTCAGGATGCCGCTTATTTGCTGACTGATTACCGCTATTTTGAGCAAGCCAAGTCTCAGTGTGATGATTTTCAAGTGATTTGTCGCGATCGGGTTAACCAGAGTTTAGCGGTTTTGATTTATGAATTGTTGTTCAAGCATGCGGCTAATAACTTGGCTTTTGAAGCTGATCACATCAGCCATGGTGTGTGGTTGGATATGCAACAACATTGGCCAGAAATTGAGTGTCACAGGGCATCACGCTGGGTTGAGGATTTAAGGTATGTCAAAGATGCAGGTGAAATTGAATCCATTCGAAAAGCGGCAAGCATTGCTGATCAGGCGTTAACCAACTTATTGGACATGATTAAGCCTGGGGTGACTGAACGTGAATTGGCGACCGAGTTGGAGTATCAAATGGCTTTACTGGGTTCAGAAGCGCCTTCATTTCCAACCATCATGCTGGCTGCGGAACGCAGTGCCTTACCGCACGGCATTCCGGGTAATAAAAAGCTGGCCAAAGGTGATTTGTTGCTGATTGATTTTGGTGCGGTTATCAGTGGTTATCATTCAGACATGACAAGAACTTTCTTACTCGGGAAGGCCGATGACAAACAGCGTGACATCTATCAAACCGTGTTTAAAGCACAACAAGCGGCCATCAATGCATTTAATGCAGAAATGACGGGTGCTGAGATTTATCATCATGCACTACAGGTGCTCAATAAATCGCCCTATGCTGAATACCAAGGTGAAGGCTTGGGTCATGGTGTTGGCATGGACTTGCATGAATTTCCGTTTATTGGTTTAGGTTGTGATTTAACCGTAAGAAAGCATTGTGTTATCACGATTGAACCCGGCATTTACATCCCAGGATGGGGTGGCGTTCGCATAGAAGATGATGTGGTGTTGACTGATAATGGACTTGAATATTTAACTCAATTTCCCAGAGACTTGATGGAGCTTCATTGA
- a CDS encoding lipocalin family protein, with amino-acid sequence MKIKHVMTLAASFLISGCSSLGMPASVKPVQGFELNSYLGTWYEVARLDHSFERGLEQVTATYSMREDGGVKVINRGFSTKDNEWDEAEGKAYFVESSEQGYLKVSFFGPFYGSYVVFDTDPTHQEYAFVSGPDTSYLWLLSRTPEISDELKSKFTSQAESLGFDVDQLIWVNQKAPQVKIGSPN; translated from the coding sequence ATGAAGATTAAACATGTAATGACTTTAGCGGCGAGTTTTTTGATTTCAGGTTGCAGCAGCTTGGGTATGCCAGCATCGGTTAAACCTGTGCAAGGCTTTGAGCTGAATAGCTATTTGGGCACTTGGTATGAAGTGGCGAGGCTTGACCATTCCTTCGAGCGGGGTCTAGAGCAAGTCACTGCGACGTACAGCATGCGTGAAGATGGTGGTGTAAAAGTCATTAACCGTGGTTTTTCTACCAAAGACAATGAGTGGGATGAAGCCGAGGGTAAAGCCTATTTTGTTGAATCAAGTGAGCAAGGGTATTTAAAAGTATCTTTCTTCGGTCCTTTTTATGGGTCTTATGTGGTGTTTGATACAGATCCTACGCATCAGGAATATGCTTTTGTATCAGGGCCTGATACATCTTATTTGTGGTTGCTTTCGAGAACACCTGAGATCTCTGATGAACTGAAAAGTAAATTCACTTCACAAGCAGAATCTTTGGGTTTCGATGTGGATCAATTGATTTGGGTGAACCAAAAAGCCCCTCAAGTTAAGATAGGGTCACCCAATTGA